The following nucleotide sequence is from Nocardioides daedukensis.
GGCGCACCAGCGCGCCGCGTCGGCTATCCAGCCCTCCTGGTCGGCGGGTTCGCGATCGGCCTGCTTGTCGTCGCCCTGATCACGATCGTCACGGTCGCGGCACTCGCCTGACCCGGGCTCTCGGTCAGCAGGACGTGCGGATCGGTGTTCCGGCAGCGCCCCCTAGGTTGCCTCGGGACCGCACCGACGCACCCTCGAGGAGTCCAGGATGACCACTGCACAGCAGCTCGGAATCACTGCGCGGGCAGCTCTCCCGGCGCTCCTGCCCGACAAGGTCGTGATGGTCTGCGGCGTCGGTCCGGACCTCGGGCGCTCACTCGCTCTGCGCTCGGCGCAGGCCGGCGCCGACGTGGTGCTCGCGGCCCGGGACGGCGAGCGCCTGGCCGAGGTGGAGAAGGAGGTGCAGGCGCTGGGGAGGCGGGCGCTCTCCGTGCCCACGGACGTCACCGATGCAGCGGCGCGTCGCGCGCTCGCCGACCAGGCCCTGAGCGCCTTCGGCCGCGTCGACGCCCTGATCAACGCGGCGTTCATCCATCCGCCGAGCGCCAAGCTGCTGGACGCCGACCTCGACGAGATGCGGCGCATGACCGACGTGAACGTCCTGGCCTCCGTGGGGCTCGTCCAGGAACTGGCACCGAGCCTGATCGCCAACAACGGAGCCGTGGTGCTGATCAACTCCATCGTCCTGCGCAACCGCCTCCCCGGATTCGGGCCCTACCGGATGGACAAGGCGGCGCTGCTGGCGGCCGCGCGGAGCCTGTCGGTGGAGCTCGGGCCCCAGGGCGTGCGGGTCAACTCCGTGGCACCCGGCTACATCTGGGGACAGAAGCTGCGGGGCTCCTTCGAGCGGCGTGAAGCGCGAGGTGGCAAGTCCGTGGAGGAGTCGTACGCCGAGATCGCCCGGCAGACCGACTCGAACCGGCTCCCCACCCCCGACGAGATCGCCGACGCTGCCGTCTTCCTCGCCTCGGACTTCGCCAGCGGGATCACCGGCCAGTGCCTCGACGTCACGTGCGGTCAGAGCCACCACTGATCCGCGGACATGCCCTAGGGTCGCGCCATGACGGCGAACGCTCGGAACTACGACAGCTCGCGTCGCCAGCAGCAGGGCCGTGACCGGATCCTCGAGGCGGCGCTGGGGCTCGCCCGCGCCCGCGCCGGGTGGAACTGGGCCGACATCACCTTCAAGGCCGTCGCCGACGCGGCCGAGGTGAGTGAGCGCACCGTCTATCGGCACTTCCCGACCCAGCGCGACCTGCACGACGCGATGCTCCTCCGCATCAACGAACACGCCGCGATCTCCTATGACGACCTCGCACTCGAGGACGTCGTCGAGGTCAGCCGGCGCCTGTTCACCTCGTTGAGCACCTTCACCCCGGAGCTCAGCACGCGCGCGCTGCCCTCCGCGGCGGCCATCGCGATGAACCGGGAGCGCATGCAGGCGCTGCTCCGTGCCACCGAGGGCGACGTCCGGCTCGCCGCGCTGCTGGACG
It contains:
- a CDS encoding SDR family oxidoreductase — translated: MTTAQQLGITARAALPALLPDKVVMVCGVGPDLGRSLALRSAQAGADVVLAARDGERLAEVEKEVQALGRRALSVPTDVTDAAARRALADQALSAFGRVDALINAAFIHPPSAKLLDADLDEMRRMTDVNVLASVGLVQELAPSLIANNGAVVLINSIVLRNRLPGFGPYRMDKAALLAAARSLSVELGPQGVRVNSVAPGYIWGQKLRGSFERREARGGKSVEESYAEIARQTDSNRLPTPDEIADAAVFLASDFASGITGQCLDVTCGQSHH
- a CDS encoding TetR/AcrR family transcriptional regulator, which produces MTANARNYDSSRRQQQGRDRILEAALGLARARAGWNWADITFKAVADAAEVSERTVYRHFPTQRDLHDAMLLRINEHAAISYDDLALEDVVEVSRRLFTSLSTFTPELSTRALPSAAAIAMNRERMQALLRATEGDVRLAALLDVLWSNETYERLAVGWQLSTEDAVEAVTWALEALVSRRRPGDPDDR